In Pikeienuella piscinae, the sequence AAATTGGGGTGTCATCATGAAACTGAATTTGCTTGCGCTCGCTGCTGCGGGCGTCCTGGCCATCTCGTCCGCTGCTTCCGCGGCGACGACCGGCTTCACCGTGGGTGTCACCGAAGGTGGCGGCAACCGCGATCTCGTCGACGGCACCACGCTGATCGCCGATGCGGCCAGCCCGAACGGGTCCAAGGACCTTGGCACGATCGGCGCCGGCGACGTCTTCGGCCTCTACGGCCGCATCGTCAGCGCGATCGATCGCTACAAGTTCGGCTTCACCGCCACCTCCGGCTTCGAGGTCAACTTCGATTTCGACGGCTACTACACCGACGGCGGAAATACGTTCGTCGCGAATTCGGGTCTCGTCAAAGAGAGCGGCTCGGCCCAGAAGGGCGTGATCTTCTCGCTTCAGGACGCGAACGGCGACGAGCTTTTCTCGACCGGCACGCTTCTGACGAACATCACCTCGGGCAACGCGTTCCTCTTCGGCGCGGGCGCGGGGGACTATTTCCTCGTCGTCGACGGCTCGCAGGGGCCGAACAGGAATGGCGCCGCGCTCTATGACCTCAACATCTCGGCGGTTCCGGTTCCGGCCGCGCTGCCGCTGCTGTTGACCGGCATCGCCGGCCTCGGATTCATGTCGCGCCGCCGCAAGGCCGCCTGAGCCGCGAGAGCGGAGAAGAATGCGAAAGGCCGTCCCGGATCGGGGCGGCCTTTTTCGTTTCGAACGGCTGTGTTCGGTGCGCCGCCCGCATCACCCGCCGTGACGGTGTCCCGGAGGCGAGATCGCCGCCGTCAGAATCAGCGGGTGCAAAGGCTGGTGGTTATCCAGCGCGCGAAGGCCGGGTGATGGCGTTCGTGTGCTCGCCGCCGTCGCGAAGGCAGGTGAAAACCAGTCGCATGGTTCTTATCAATGCGCCTCGGCCCAGTTCCGGCCCTTGCCCGCATCGGCGACCAGCGGCGTCGTCAGGGCGACGGCGGGGAGGTTGGCGCCTTCCATGACTTTCCGGACGGTCTCAGCGGTCTCGTCCGCCTCCGATTCAGGAACCTCGAAGATCAGT encodes:
- a CDS encoding VPLPA-CTERM sorting domain-containing protein, coding for MKLNLLALAAAGVLAISSAASAATTGFTVGVTEGGGNRDLVDGTTLIADAASPNGSKDLGTIGAGDVFGLYGRIVSAIDRYKFGFTATSGFEVNFDFDGYYTDGGNTFVANSGLVKESGSAQKGVIFSLQDANGDELFSTGTLLTNITSGNAFLFGAGAGDYFLVVDGSQGPNRNGAALYDLNISAVPVPAALPLLLTGIAGLGFMSRRRKAA